Below is a genomic region from Ancylomarina subtilis.
AAAACAAATGACAAAGTGAAACAGGTATCCAAAGTTTTTTCGCAGACGAATTTTGAAAACAAAAAGACAGATGCCAGGCATATCTTTTGAGTTTTTATCTAAGCTGATCCGACCAAAGAAGATTAAATAAAAATTTGTGAGAGACCTCACCCAAGCATTCCTTTAGGGCTTCTGTCCTTTTATCTACTAACTAAAATTCTACTACTAAAACAATTCAGAATTGAAATGGGGTGAGTCCTTTGTTCGATTTTTTTGAGATGGGCTAAATAAAAAGGCCAGCTCCAATTAACTGGGCTGGCCTGATAGCATGTATCTCAATCGTTTAAACATTTACAGATTTATTTTATAAATAATGGATTCCTTACCCACTTGAGCACCTTTTACAATATAATAAAAGGTATACTCACGCAGTTCAGGTAACTGCTCATCGAGCTTAGGACGCACATCGATATACTTGGTACCATTACACACATCTAAAAATGTGAATTTTGTTTCTCCATTTCGACGAGCGTAAATACGCACCCCATCCGTACCTTGTTTCGATATCTTGATAGCCGGGTAACCACCTTCTTTATTAATCGAAACAGTAGGCTGCATATCTTTGGTATCCTGATTCGTAAACGTAATGTCGATGCCCAAATCGATGCCCATGGCTCTTGTGAAATTGGGATGAGACATAATCTCAAGTCTACGGTTACGCATATAAGGCGTCAGTACCGATCTGGACTCATTGAGCTCCTCAATCTTGGAACTGGCATTGGCAACAGCGATATCCTTAGCCTCTTTTTTACTTATTACATCATCCATCACAGCAATATCTGCCGCAATTTGTTCATCCGTCAAGCCTAACACATCCTTATAGATTGGCAGCTTGTTTTTGTAGACAATGGCTTTATCCACATAGGCATTCTCTGGCCCTACAATAAAGTCATGTCGTTTTCTTATTACCGTCATAACATTTCGTATTTAATGTGTCTATTAGAACGTAACCTTACGAACACAAGAAAAAAATGCCTAAAGAACAGATACATGCTCAATCATGCGCTTCATATATAAGGGCACCCTATACCGTATTTCAGAATATTGTTAATGAATATTCTGACCTTTGAATTAAGCTTCTAACCAAACTGTAATCCCCTAAAATGAGATTAAACCTTGCTAACTGTTTGATTGATCTGTGAAAAGCAAGGGTCAAAAAAACAAAATCAGATCCAATCAAACCACCAATTCAATGAGCTTTAGCTTTTCATTATTAAAGTTATGGGATAAACAAAAAGATAAAAAAAAATGAATTCAAAAATTACTTAGATTCATTAAGTAAAACAAAAAATACCACAAACACGAAGCTTAAAACATAGACTAAAAATAACTATGCTAAACAGTGCAGATTCAAATATCTGAAAATAGATATTTTCAAATATGAAAACTCTGATTTTCAAAAATGAAAATGGGGAGAATCTAAATTCATTTTTCGCTACATCTTTCCCAAAACCCGACAAACAGGAGCAAGACGATTGAATTGATAAGAAAATAGATAGGCTGATAATAACCGACTGATGAGAGCTAAAGCTTAAAATCATTTAAAGAAAAAAATCTTCATTAAAATAAAAACGTACACACTTATGTTAGATACACAACTCTCACAATGCTCTTTCTTTTATGGTTTTAGGCCGTATTTTTGACTGCGAGAGTCAAATATTCACCCTTTTTAAGCACATTTTTGGGTGAAAGATCTCAAGAAAATGGTGAAAATGTCCGGGAAAACGGTGCGGGAGCAATTCTCTCACGTGCGAGACTCAGCCCTGCACCCTATTCTGAGCATTTTCACATGCGAGAATCGTCAAAAAACTGAAAGGTGGGGATTTTCACGTGAAACTCCGGATTTTCAGATGCGAGAATTGGAGAAAAGCATGAAAGATTGACATTTTCACGTGCGAGACTCACTCCCGCAGGTGCGAGAATGAGTCTCGCACTCTAAAATCAGGATTTTTAAGCGCAAGAATCCAAGAAATCAGACATAGAACATTAGCCAAGCCCTTTATTTATGGGCTTTCATGTAAAAGACCATTCAAATTCACAAAAAAAAAACGGGATAAATTGAAATAAGCCGTAGCATGGCTGATCAGAATTGAAATGCTACGATCTTAAAGTTAAACTATCTTATTGTTAATTATTTTTGAGCTTTTTTTAGCCCTTAAGGAATCAAATTGATGCCTTTTCAGAAAAGTGAACGTCAGATCTCACCTCATTCGTCACCAAAACAGATCGTTTTATCAGAAATAAAACCAGTTTACACCCTGTTTTATTTATAAGGAAACTTTGTTTTTGTGGGCTAAATTTGGTCTATTAACGGTTTTACAATGGTTCGTAAGCGATTCCAAAGAGTAAACTTATCTACCGACCGGAGGGAGATCACGAAACGAAGTGAGTAATGCACTAAAGAAGCAAGCCGAGTGAAATTGTTTATATTTTGAACAAACCAATTTAGTTACTCACGAATAATTATTTCAAAGGTGTTCGTGATTTAAAAATGGGCTTGCCGGTGTTTATTAATTGAACTAAACTTTCGAACAACACATCAGCTCCCATGAAATTTAGCTTTTGTGTCTGTTGCACAACTCCAAAAATGCAGAAAACCACATAATATGCTATTCTCACACAAACAGAACGAGCTGATTTACAAGGCAATCTTTTTTCACAAGCTGTAAAAAAGTAGTGAATGATTCAATTTGTCGACTTGTGCAATGGTTACTTTTGTTAGCGACTGTACTTCACTTCATTATCCTTATTAAGTGTCAACTCAATAACTTGACCGATTTGACTAAAAACGCCATAACTATAATATACATTTCGGCATGGTAGTAATCTTATAAGCCGAAGAATTTCATTATTGAAACCAAGATCCGTTGAATTTTCTATTCCTGTGTGAATAATATGTCCTGATTCATTAGTCAGAACATAGATAGAAAGCCTAGCGGCTCTACTATTTGATTTAATATTAGTCCAGTCTATTTTCGAATATATATGTTTGTATATTGAATCTTGAGATTGATATTCGCAAGGAGAATAACTTTTAAGTTCGATGTTTTTCATCTCTCCATTTTCGATAATAAATTTGGTTTCAGATTTATAAATCATTTGATATGCTGAACTAGCTTCAGAATCATAATCCATACCAGCCCAAAATTTACCATTAACCCAATTTGCCTTTATAGGTCCATTCTTAAAATTTATACCGACAATCTTTTCAATCAATTTATTAATGATTTTATTAGTATCAAATTCAGTCACCTTCTTAAGATGTAAAACCTCGTCTTTAATGACCCATTCTGCCTCAAATCCACGCCAACAAAAAGATGAACTATTTAGAGTTGAATCTAATTCAAATAGCTTTTCTGTTATACCATCAATTTGTTCAAGTGGAGAAGAATACAACTGTAATGTATCTCCCTTATAAATTAAAATATCTTTCACCTGATTTGTAGCCAAAAGATTGACCGAAATACAGGAGAATATGAGTATAATAAAAATCTTCATCGTATAGTCGCTAACGGTAAATTGTATGAGTAGTGGCAGATTGCGTGGTACTTCCCTGTCAAACCGCTACGCAATTTGAGCGGACTACAAAGCTTAATATTTATCGCATTGCCTGCCATTACTTATACAAAGTGTTATGCCTCGTTTTCATTCTTTCACTCCTTAACTATCAATTTTTTGTTCAATTTTCACACCAATCGCTGAAGCAAAATGAATCAATTCATCTGTTGGATTATTTTGTAACATCTGGTAGATTTTTGATTTTAAATCTTCTGCATCATCTCCAGCTTCATTGATTTTATTAATGTATCCAGGGCTATTGTCTAATATTAATTTTGAACAAGTTGGATTTGAAAATACATCGTTGAGAATATTACGTGTGATGTCACCTGAGCGTGAAGTCATTTTATTTATAAAATCAAAATTTTCTGCAAAATAGACAAACAATGATGGATTAATTATCTTGGTTTTATTACAAAATTCGTCACAGATTATTTTAATTGTTGGTTGAAGTTTACTCTTACTTGCTTTTTTAATTATCCGTTCTAAAATGCTGTTTGAAGTTGGAATTGGTTGTACACCGGAAGCTATTTCAACTAATACTTTTTTGCTAAAATCCGTTAAATTCTCCGGTAATGATTTAATTATATTATTCTCAATTAGTATTGCAGCACAGTTAAGCCAATAATATGTTGCTGTATTGCGCTGAGCATACAAATCATTTTCAGGAATAGTTTTAAGTTTTTCAATCGCTATTTTATTTATGTGCTCTGTTAATTTATTCTTTGTTTCCGTGGAATAATTATAATAATTGAACTTTGGGATTTGAGTTTCAATATTATCAACTGTAATGCTTGGGATTGAATCTTCCCATAGACTTAGTTCTTGAAGCAATGATTCTGAAGTTATACTTATTGCTGTTTTTATTTCCTCAAAATAAGGCAAAACATCTAGGATTTGCATCTTTTTCCCAAAAGACTTGATAGTCATTGCTTTCACTGTTTTTCTTAATAAGTCGCTTCCCCAATCTTTCGCTAATATTAAGAGTTTACCATAAGTCATATAATGTTCTATAACTTTTGCAACTTCTTCATCAAGTCCTTCGCTATATGCTGTATTAATTTGCTTATTCACTAGTCCCATAGCTACTAAATCATAATAACTGGCTTGACTGTCATCTTTAATGCTACTTATTAATGTTTGAACTTGAGCTGTTGAAAGTTGTGTAGGTAAAGGCTTGCTTTCAGATATTAGTTTGTAAGTTTTTATTAATTCTGGGAAATTTGCAACTGTCAATTTGTTACCCGAAATCATTGATTCAATTTTTTCTTGAAGAGTAGTGAAATTGTAAGTCTCATCCTTAATTAAGTACCCAATGAAATCCATATTTGGTAATCCGTCTTCCAGTAGATCAATTAAATAGCTATTTAGATTTTTGTTGTCACAGGTAATTTTAAAGTCGTTAAATCTTGATTTAGAGAGATTCACATAGTCTATAAAAATCTCCGGCAGAACATTTTTAGGCACAATAAAATCGGCAAATGAGATTTTTAAGTTATTTGTTTTAGTGAAATTTTCAAAAGCTTCCATAGCTGAAAAGAATGATGCTCCATTAAATTCCTTCTGTTTTAGATAACCATTATATAGGTACTTTGAAAATTTGATTTTATAGGAATTATCAGCATTTAGTAATAATGCTTTATGCGAATCAGAAAAAATAAGTGAAGATATCTCATTCTTTAATTGCAACTTAACAAGCTCATTCCATTGTGGCGTGATTTTTAATTTTTTTTCTGGTTCTAATTTTGACAAGCTTAGAATTGCTTTCTCTGTTAATGCTGGGTCAATATCCTTCAATTCATCATCAAGAATTGAAACGAAGTGTTTATTGTCTGTATATTTATTTATGTCATAATTAGGTTCTCCTTTTAGCGTTTTTTGGAGGTATTGTTTTAATGGAATTTGTTCTGCTAATTTCACGTTTATGCCAAAAGTGAGTGCAGAAATATATTTCTGCAATTCTTCATTGTTTGGCACAATGCGTTCGATTTTGTCGAGATAACTTCCAGATAATATATTTAATACAGGAGCTTTAAGTATAATGTCTTTTTTCAATGCAAATACGGATATAAACAAGAGTGGAATTTCATCAAGCCAAGTTCTTTTTAATGAAACGATTTCATTAACAAAGGCAATTATTGCCCTTGGAGTTATATGTTCTTTACAAATCCCAAATATTCTTTGTATGGTCAGTTTCTCCTCATTTTCGGATTCTCCAAACGCTTCTGCAAAGAACTCATTAAATGTTTTTTTCCAGTCTGTGACAATCGGAGGAGCGACTCGATAAATAACAGGGAACGTTTTATTTATGAAATGACAAGTTAATTCAGGCTGTTCACCATTTGGTTTTTCACCAAATGCATTTGCTAAATGTGTTTTATCAAAAGGAATGATAACCCAAATGTTTTTATATCCATCTTCTGAGAAAAAAGTATGTATAGAAGACCAAAGTTCCTTTACCTTATCTGCTGGCAATCTATCCATATTATCAAAAACGACTATTAATTTAT
It encodes:
- a CDS encoding P-loop NTPase fold protein, with product MKNQENPSFIQNAPHGVDKYEGKSAERVADAIKSHIAEYNDKDNLAKIIGLDGEWGSGKSNIIRILTSKLGDNYYLFEYDAWGNQEDLQRRSFLEQLTKVLIDERILEGETTISKRDGGEETVSWKEKLKYLLAQKKETVSEKYPRISNGVAAAGAVAILTPIFVFIAYAFKPQQNQWWWTLISIFISMIPVLVSLVVWRIACKKDKRYNDLGYLLAIYNDKIENDVNYETISENEPSVTEFKSWMNDISNFIEAKKKNKLIVVFDNMDRLPADKVKELWSSIHTFFSEDGYKNIWVIIPFDKTHLANAFGEKPNGEQPELTCHFINKTFPVIYRVAPPIVTDWKKTFNEFFAEAFGESENEEKLTIQRIFGICKEHITPRAIIAFVNEIVSLKRTWLDEIPLLFISVFALKKDIILKAPVLNILSGSYLDKIERIVPNNEELQKYISALTFGINVKLAEQIPLKQYLQKTLKGEPNYDINKYTDNKHFVSILDDELKDIDPALTEKAILSLSKLEPEKKLKITPQWNELVKLQLKNEISSLIFSDSHKALLLNADNSYKIKFSKYLYNGYLKQKEFNGASFFSAMEAFENFTKTNNLKISFADFIVPKNVLPEIFIDYVNLSKSRFNDFKITCDNKNLNSYLIDLLEDGLPNMDFIGYLIKDETYNFTTLQEKIESMISGNKLTVANFPELIKTYKLISESKPLPTQLSTAQVQTLISSIKDDSQASYYDLVAMGLVNKQINTAYSEGLDEEVAKVIEHYMTYGKLLILAKDWGSDLLRKTVKAMTIKSFGKKMQILDVLPYFEEIKTAISITSESLLQELSLWEDSIPSITVDNIETQIPKFNYYNYSTETKNKLTEHINKIAIEKLKTIPENDLYAQRNTATYYWLNCAAILIENNIIKSLPENLTDFSKKVLVEIASGVQPIPTSNSILERIIKKASKSKLQPTIKIICDEFCNKTKIINPSLFVYFAENFDFINKMTSRSGDITRNILNDVFSNPTCSKLILDNSPGYINKINEAGDDAEDLKSKIYQMLQNNPTDELIHFASAIGVKIEQKIDS